One window of the Perca fluviatilis chromosome 5, GENO_Pfluv_1.0, whole genome shotgun sequence genome contains the following:
- the LOC120559399 gene encoding gastrula zinc finger protein XlCGF17.1-like — METEADGEDCGGPEPARNSHPLLQPETDDSVDSDFWKETRQRSFSCSNCGKKFACKADLKPHMKCHTGKKAYSCSVCNTSFTRKGSLQSHMKTHTGEKPFSCSECGRAFTQSGTLKTHMMTHSGEKPFSCSVCKKSLTHSGALKMHMRIHTGEKPFSCSVCKKSFTQSGGLQKHMRIHTGEKPFSCSVCKKSFTQSGGLQTHMRIHTGEKPFSCSVCKKSFTQSENLRSHMRNHTGNKPFSCCECGEAFTENGHLKTHMRTHTAVFVKKDSTDSRFKILY; from the coding sequence atggaaacagaagctgatggagaggactgtggaggaccagaaccagccaggaactcccatccacttttacaaccagagactgatgacagtgttGATAGTGATTTTTGGAAGGAGACAAGACAGCGGTCATTTAGCTGCTCTAACTGTGGGAAAAAATTTGCCTGCAAGGCAGATCTGAAACCACACATGAAATGTCACACAGGAAAAAAAGCTtacagctgctcagtttgtaataCATCTTTTACACGGAAAGGAAGTTTACAGTCACACATgaaaactcacacaggagaaaaaccttttagctgctctgagtgtggtagAGCTTTCACTCAAAGTGGAACCCTGAAGACCCACATGATGACTCATtctggagaaaaacctttcagctgctcagtctgtaagaaatctttgaCACACAGTGGAGCTTTAAAGATGCACATGAGaattcacacaggagaaaaacctttcagctgctcagtttgtaagaaatcttttacccAGAGTGGAGGTTTACaaaaacacatgagaatccacacaggagagaaaccgtttagctgctcagtttgtaagaaatcttttacccAGAGTGGAGGTTTGCAaacacacatgagaatccacacaggagagaagccttttagctgctcagtttgtaagaaatcttttacccAGAGTGAAAATTTACGGTCACACATGAGAAATCATACAGGAAacaaacctttcagctgctgtgAGTGTGGTGAAGCTTTCACTGAAAATGGACACTTGAAgacacacatgagaactcataCTGCAGTGTTTGTGAAAAAAGATTCAActgattcaagattcaaaattctttattaa
- the LOC120558522 gene encoding uncharacterized protein LOC120558522: MDQDRQQGIGRARGRGIHQRGGHGAHQRVGHRRGGGRTVVSNEVRAIVVDHVVNRGLTMAEAARLVEPNLKRSTVNSIIRTFRQENRINRKPHSGGRGRVLTDQQELAVVEMVRARNDIRLSEIKQEIEENNDTFANVASISLPTVARLLKRHQVSMKHIYLVPFERNNDRVKQLRAEYVQRVMVLDADVNHHKYVFVDEAGFNLAKTRRRGRNIIGQRATVQVPGQLL; encoded by the exons ATGGACCAGGATAGACAGCAAGGAATTGGAAGAGCTCGTGGACGAGGGATCCATCAGAGAGGTGGGCATGGGGCCCATCAAAGGGTTGGTCATCGGAGAGGGGGAGGCAGAACTGTTGTCTCTAATGAAGTCCGGGCCATCGTCGTTGATCATGTGGTGAACCGAGGCCTTACTATGGCAGAAGCTGCCAGATTAGTTGAGCCAAATCTAAAAAGATCAACTGTCAATTCTATCATCCGAACCTTTCGCCAAGAAAACCG AATTAACAGAAAACCCCATAGTGGTGGTCGTGGCCGTGTGCTGACCGACCAGCAAGAGTTGGCAGTGGTGGAAATGGTGAGGGCCAGGAATGATATACGGCTGTCAGAAATAAAGCAGGAAATTGAGGAGAACAATGACACCTTTGCCAATGTGGCATCCATCAGCCTACCAACAGTAGCCCGCCTTTTAAAGCGGCACCAGGtatcaatgaaacacatttaccTGGTGCCTTTTGAGAGAAACAATGACCGGGTGAAACAACTAAGGGCTGAgtatgttcag AGGGTTATGGTGCTTGACGCTGATGTGAACCATCACAAGTACGTTTTTGTTGATGAAGCGGGCTTTAACCTTGCCAAAACTCGTCGCCGTGGACGTAACATTATCGGCCAACGGGCCACTGTCCAAGTGCCTGGACAAC TACTATAG